The following is a genomic window from Collimonas fungivorans Ter331.
TGGACTTCATGGCCCTTAGCGGAAAAAGTTTTCATGTTGACTTCCTAACTAGTTTAATTCGCTCAAATGGTGGTTCCGCCGCTATCGAAAACCCGGCTTTTAGACCGGAGCATCGTCCTGCATCAGCGACAGACTCTTCCTTGTTATCTTTTCCTGAGCAAACGGAAAAGCCGTAAATTATAGCCTTTTCAAGGACTTGGCGTCAAACCGATTGAAAAAAATGGCCGTTTGCGCTATGGAATGTTGTAAATGCGGTCGTAAACAGGGGGGCCTAAACACCTGCAACCGAGGTTCCGGATAAAAGAAAACCCGAACTGCGCTGTGGCGTCGGGTTTAAATCCACTCCTGTGGAGGGGTGGAGGAGACATGGCGTTCGTTGCCGAAAATCAATCTTGCAACGATTAGATTGATCTTAGCAAACAGAATTGTGCATCGCAAGGTAGAGAATCGAGATTTTTAGTAAAAATCTACGGTTTAATTTTCTTTTATACAACAAAAGCCGGTCAAACCGGGTCCGCCAAGAGCAGTTAGAATATGACGACACAATCACCACCCTCACGAGATCATATGGAATGCACTGTTCGCTGGACCGGCTCGTCCGGCATGACGTTTTTGGCAGAAACCGGCTCCGGCCACATTTTGACGATGGATGGCGCGCCGGACGGCGGCGGCCGCGACCTGGCGCCGCGGCCGATGGAAGTGGTGCTGGCCGGCACCGGCGGCTGCACCGCTTATGACGTGGTGCTGATCCTGCGCAAAAGCCGCCAGGATATCCGCGGCTGCGACGTCACGCTGAAATCGGAACGGGCC
Proteins encoded in this region:
- a CDS encoding OsmC family protein gives rise to the protein MECTVRWTGSSGMTFLAETGSGHILTMDGAPDGGGRDLAPRPMEVVLAGTGGCTAYDVVLILRKSRQDIRGCDVTLKSERAETEPKVFTKIHFHFTVRGRNLKPNLVERAIKLSHEKYCSASIMLEKTAVITHSFDIVDDLAETAVEA